Proteins found in one Longimicrobium sp. genomic segment:
- the lspA gene encoding signal peptidase II → MIKLSRSRWLALVIAAIIAIDWITKAIVQQRLPLYDRRPLIEGLLSFMHTMNPGISWGFFKNLPEAVRLPLIALLTLVGIGVAVWMMWDTRDRWQQIAGALGNLGDRLVNGGVTDFIYVHFFPYIFNFADISITIGGVILAARMLLDRPAADASTPTHA, encoded by the coding sequence ATGATCAAGCTTTCCCGCAGCCGCTGGCTGGCCCTCGTCATCGCCGCCATCATCGCCATCGACTGGATCACCAAGGCCATCGTGCAGCAGCGGCTTCCGTTGTACGACCGGCGGCCCCTGATCGAGGGCCTGCTGAGCTTCATGCACACGATGAACCCCGGCATCTCCTGGGGATTTTTCAAGAACCTGCCCGAGGCCGTCCGCCTTCCCCTGATCGCGCTGCTGACGCTGGTGGGCATCGGCGTGGCCGTGTGGATGATGTGGGACACGCGCGACCGCTGGCAGCAGATCGCCGGCGCGCTGGGCAACCTGGGCGACCGGCTGGTGAACGGGGGAGTGACGGACTTCATCTACGTCCACTTCTTTCCGTACATCTTCAATTTCGCCGACATCTCCATCACCATCGGCGGGGTGATCCTGGCCGCCCGGATGCTGCTGGACCGCCCGGCCGCCGACGCATCGACACCCACTCACGCCTGA